The DNA window GCCTGGTGCGCGACGGCGACATCATCACCGTCGACGCGGTCACCGGCACGTTCGAAGCCCGGGTCCCGGCGGATGTATGGCACAGCCGCGCGCTGGCGCAGGCCGACCTCACGCCGAGCCACATCGGCATGGGCCGCGAACTGTTCTCCATGTTCCGCAACAGCGTGTCGGCAGCGGAAGCGGGGGCGGCCACGTTCCCGCTGCCGTCGCCGATCGATACCACCGTCGAGCTGCATGGCGGTGACGACGTGGGCAATACCGTGCCCGGTTCCGATGAAGATTTCCTTGCCAAGAAAGCGTAAAACATGAACCTGCTCGACATTATGCGTACCTCGGCCGTGATCCCCGTGATCGCGATCGACGATCCCGACCACGCCGTGCCCCTCGCGAAAGCGCTGGTCGCGGGCGGTATCCGCGTGCTGGAAGTCACGCTGCGCACGCAGCATGGCCTGGCCGCCATCCGCGCCATGAGCGAAGTGGAAGGCGCGATCGTCGGCGTGGGCACGCTGACGCAGCCGGAGGAATTCGCCGCGGCGCGCGATGCGGGCGCCGTGTTCGGCGTGTCGCCAGGCTTGACCGATGCGCTGATCGGCGCGGCCAAGTCGTCCGGCCTGCCGCTGCTGCCGGGCGTGATGACGCCGTCCGAAGTGATGAAGGCGCGTGAACAGGGCTTCAAGCAGTTGAAGCTGTTCCCGGCCGTGCCGGCGGGCGGCGTGGGCATGCTGAACGGTATCGGCGGGCCGCTGCCGGATATCACGTTCTGCCCCACGGGCGGCATTTCGCAGGAAAACGCGCCGGCCTTCCTGGCGCTGAAGAACGTGGCCTGCGTGGGCGGTTCGTGGCTCACGCCGAAGGATGCGATGAAGGCGGGCGACTGGGCACACATCACGGCGCTGGCCAAGGCGGCGAGCGCGCTGCGCGGCTGATGTCGTTGTAGTCATGCGAACGAGACGGCGCCCATGGGCGCCGTCCGCATTTCTGCCTGACCGATTGCACAGGCTTGCGAGCGGGGGCTAGAATCAACGCATGCCACTCACACGGAGCGCCGATGACCGATCACCGCGACCTGCCCAACCCCGCCTTCACGCCCGGCGGTATTCCCACTCCCGGCTGGCGCTCCGGTACCGCCTTGCTCGTGGCTGCCATCGCCGCCGCGGCGCTGGTGGTGCTGGCGCTGTTCTTCTGGCGACAGCAATCCGACCCGGCCTTCGCGCCCGGCCCGCTGGGCGTGCGCTACGGCGTGCAGTTGCAGAACGGTCAGATGTTCTACGGCGTATTGCGCGAAGTCGGCCCGCGCCATTTGCAACTTGAAGACGTCTACTACGTGCAGGCATTCACCGCGCCCGATGGCCGGCAGGGCAACCGCGTCGTCAGCCGCCAGAAAAACGACTGGCACGGGCCCCAAACGATGACGATCCCGCTCGACAAGGTGGTCACGATCGAGCAGGTCAGTGGCGCATCGCAACTGGCAAAGCTGATCGAGCAAGATAAAAAAGCGCCCTGAGCAACAATCCGGCGCGTATTCCTTGCGCCAGATCAGGGCACGTTCTCCTTTCGGTTCCTACACTCGGGAATTCAAAAATTTCTCTAGAGCACCCCGAAAGGATTTCCATGTCTTCCACGTTCCGCATCCCATTGCATTCCCTGCGGCTGGCGCTGCCCATTCTCGCGCTCGCGATTGCTGTTGCCTGCGGCGGCCTTGCCTGGCTGCTCACCGTACCGGCCATGTTCCTGCTGGGCCGCTGGTATGGCGATTCACATGGCCGCCGGCCCGAGCCGCATGACAGCACCGGCAATGCCGAGTATGGCATTGGCGCTGCCCTGACCGGCTTTACGCCGGATGGCCGCAAATAAGCGCAAATGTCACACGAATCTCACGCCAATCTCGCGCGAATCCATCCGATCCGCGCGAATCTCACGCAAATGTCACGCATATAAGCCGATAAATAAACGTCACGACAATGAGTGTCGCTATCTGATTACATTTTTGCCATAATTTATTGATAATAATTTCCTGTTGACGGTATGATAATGCGCCGCCGAAGGCTGGCCAGCCGCGCGGCGGCCCGGCGTTTTCAAAACCATCTCAGGGAATACAATGAAAAAATCTCTTATCGCAATGGCGGTGTTCGCGGCCTGCGCATCGGGTACGGCTGCTGCCGATACGCTGCTGTCCGGCCTGGGCGGCGACCGCGGTTTCGGCACTCGCATCATGGAACCGAACGACGACGAATCTTCCGAGCGCCTGGCACTGCCGTTCCAGATCAATTTCTTCGGCAACGCCTACAACAATTACTGGGTCAATAACAACGGCAATATCTCGTTCTCCGGCCCGCTGGAAGATTTCACGCCGGCGCTGTTCCCGATTTCCCAGGCCGCGATGATCGCTCCGTACTGGGCCGACGTGGACACCCGCAACCAGGTGGACAACCTGCCCAATCCGTTCATGAACAACGTCTACCTGGCCAACCCGGACAGCAAGACGGTCGTCGTGACCTGGGATACGGTCGGTTACTACAACCAGCATAACGACAAGCAGAACACTTTCCAGCTCGTGCTGCGTGACCAGTCGGCCACCAGTGGTCGCGCCGGCGATTTCGACATGGAGTTCCGTTATGGCCAGCTGCAGTGGACGACGGGCGATGCGAGCGATGGCAGCAACGGCGTGGGCGGCCAGCCGGCGGTGGCCGGCTGGAATGCCGGCGCTGTCACCAATTCCTACTCGCTGATCGGTTCGGGCACCCAGAACGTGGTGGGCCTGGTCAACGACAGCAATGTGGGCACCGACGGCGTGTGGCGTTTCCAGGTGCGCTCCGAGGAGCTGCCGGGCAGCGCGCCCTATAACCCCATCCTGCCAGGCAATATCGACGACGGTACCGCCGGCTGGGTCTTCGAGAATATCCCGGTCGGTACAGGCACCCCCGTATGGATCGATCCGATCGTTGCCACTGGCTACGACTATGCGATCAGCAACGGTCCGCTCGTCAACGGCGTGACGCTGCTGCCGGGCGTGGGCGATGGCCGTTATGACATCTGGCTGTGG is part of the Pseudoduganella lutea genome and encodes:
- the eda gene encoding bifunctional 4-hydroxy-2-oxoglutarate aldolase/2-dehydro-3-deoxy-phosphogluconate aldolase, whose amino-acid sequence is MNLLDIMRTSAVIPVIAIDDPDHAVPLAKALVAGGIRVLEVTLRTQHGLAAIRAMSEVEGAIVGVGTLTQPEEFAAARDAGAVFGVSPGLTDALIGAAKSSGLPLLPGVMTPSEVMKAREQGFKQLKLFPAVPAGGVGMLNGIGGPLPDITFCPTGGISQENAPAFLALKNVACVGGSWLTPKDAMKAGDWAHITALAKAASALRG
- a CDS encoding nidogen-like domain-containing protein, which produces MKKSLIAMAVFAACASGTAAADTLLSGLGGDRGFGTRIMEPNDDESSERLALPFQINFFGNAYNNYWVNNNGNISFSGPLEDFTPALFPISQAAMIAPYWADVDTRNQVDNLPNPFMNNVYLANPDSKTVVVTWDTVGYYNQHNDKQNTFQLVLRDQSATSGRAGDFDMEFRYGQLQWTTGDASDGSNGVGGQPAVAGWNAGAVTNSYSLIGSGTQNVVGLVNDSNVGTDGVWRFQVRSEELPGSAPYNPILPGNIDDGTAGWVFENIPVGTGTPVWIDPIVATGYDYAISNGPLVNGVTLLPGVGDGRYDIWLWQGGEWQLFAGDVAGGEHIEFGQSVDKFRVTGIETSAEVNPLSPVAFSTGLWFDSIGNATVTQTALTVEVSPVPEPATYGMLGAGLAVLAMARRRRRG